TTAAGATGCATTAAAGTTAAAAGGCACCATTCACGTACTACCAACATTATATTCCTCAGGGAGGCGCATTCAATAGGCACATTAATGTTGTTTATTCCACATCAATAATCATATTTTTGGCGTTCGTTTCTGGCCTGTGCCCCTGCCCCCAAAATGTTTGCTGTTCCTCTTCAGTGAAAGATCTCCACCTGTGAGCTCAGCCAGTTCAGTCCCTCCTGCccccactctcctcttcaccatcttcaCTCTTCTTCATTCTCTCGCTTCTCTTCAGTCAaagctccacctcctccttggTCCCACATCAACTCCACCtgaatcagttctgttactGGAATGATGAATGTCATCACCATCACAATTTTTACTCTCAAGTGATCCGAATATCCCAGTGTCAATCCTTGAACTTGACAATCTCATTCTGCAGCAATGAAAAGGAGAGAAGTCATATAAACCTTATCTGGAGTCATAAAAGTGATTATTTTCCGGACGGAACTGGGAGGTATTTCCATCCGAGCCCAAATGGTGAATCTCAGTTTGGTCACGCTGTGTTAATAAAGTCTCATGATGGCACCAGCTAGCTTCCAGTGACACCCGCGTCACTGGTGCAGCGCACGCTTTATTGCAGCAGCCGCTGATCTGACTCTTACTTTCAAGCCCCTGCACACCTTTTAGAAGTGATATGTGGAGCAGCGACGAAAACAGGAgattcaacataaataaaagagaTCGCTTGTGTCAAAGAATAAGGAACGATTGCATCATTTCTTTACCCCCTTTTTGTTCCTTTTATAAAAGTGCAACACAAAATCCAATAATCCGTCTTAAAGTCAATTCATGGAAAATAGTGGCGTATAATTGAGTTTCCGTTTATGTTGCTTATGTTCTCTGCATACTAATGCAAACATTTGGGGCAGCGTGTGGCGGtaacaaatacatgaaacaGACTCGTCTCTCAGCCAAGTAAAGCATATAAATGAGCCTGAATTTAAGTTATAGTGCCACATAAAAGGAAAGAAATAGGCCATTGTAGCGAGGCAAAATAGGAGCTTGTGTTgtagatcagaggtgggcagttcaaTTTCCTACAGGGCCACATCATAAACTATGGaacgtgacaaaaaaaaaacttgagtaacaaggatgaaatgaaccataccacatggaagcaaggatagatattaagaagtgtaaatacgACATGGAACCTTGCATCttaaatgaatagaaatcataataaaactatggaccaacatcaaagataaaaaggcaatgtatttcaaaatgtattttgaattttctttcaacaaattttgaggGAAATACTATAATGACCGATGAAAAGAACTAACAAAAATTTAGtcctgaatgtgttgtatttactgctAAACTAGAACTGGCTAAAAACTGAAACAAGATTGAAAAAATGACAACTTCAGtggtatagttttagtctgaccccatgaaggccacaaaaacacaggcaaagggccacatatggcccctgggccacacttttCCCTGGTCTGTCGCAGATGGAGGATGGAAACCGGTCCAGTGGAGGAACTGGAACTGGAactggaggtgctgatcctcattccACTTCCACTTTCTACACTCCCTGGTGGCTACAGGCCACAAATCGAAAAGAAGAGGTGGGAGTGCAGGAGGAGGCCCATCACAAACTAACAAGGAAACCCGCCATACAATGAACAAACTTTAGTTTCTCTGTGATCTGAGGCTTTTGCAATAGACAGAGTGGCAGAGAGGAGGTCGCTGCTCCGCTCAGCGGCGGGAGGCAAGGGCTGCAAACCCTCACAATGGGGGAGTCACAGATGGCCAAATCTTCACAGTTAAAACTGATTGTAACACGCCAGGGCTTCACACAGGAGCGGAATAAAAGCTCTCATTCACACTGGCTCCCACTTGTCTTTGTCATCCACACTACTCTCTTTACTTTTCTTCGGTTTGTAGTTGTGGTGACGCCGGAGCGTTTCTTCTTGGTGAGTCAGAGGACATGAATCCAAAAACAGGATCAGCAAGGTCTCCTGGCgcctgtcatgtgacccacaCCCTTGACTCCGGCAGGAGATCGCAGCGCATCACCTCCCAACATCTGTTGGCCTCTGGAAGTTTGCCATCGATTTAGTTGTCCTCACCTATTGAACTCTCACCGTAGATCTTCGACAGCGAGCCCCGAGACGAGGACACGGAAGTGTGTGTGGTGGACATCGCCTACGACGAGGTCCCGGAGCGCCACTACAAGGAGTCAGAGGTGAGACCGCTCAATGAATGGACTCCAGGAGAGTGTGCGTGTGAAGGAATGGCACCAGCAAGAACAGAGAACCGGAGGAGCTTTGTGTTGTCTATTCGTGGTCCTTCTCGAGCACCAGCTGGAGTGCGATGTTGATGTGCGAGGAGGGGCGGGGATGATGGACATTGGCGGTGGTGAACTGACATTTGAATGTGCGTCCGAGAACGATTAATAATCAAGAGAGGCGAAGACAGCGGCGAGCTGCTGCTTTATTATCGACACCCCCTGTGAGTCGCACGCACGCACCCGCCTCCCACTGGGCTTTATGTTCTCTCGCACCATGCGGGGATAAAAATAGAGCCGCCCGGACATGTGAGGTGGACGGGATGTCAGGTGTAAACAACATTTGGAAACGGCTCACCCACCAGGGCACACGCCAGGGTGGGTTTACAAATGCTGGGAGTGAATCTCGATTATTGATTATTTAAGTCGGATGATTATTTATAAGCTCTTGCAGGTGGGAAGTTGACGTCGGGTGTTAGCTCAAGGGTAGTTCAATAgctcatcaaaaacaaaacccagGAGAACATATGCCACTTCTCCTGATGTCAGTGAACAGCTCCACCGCTTCCCATGCAGAGGGGGTTAAAACGGAAGTTTCCTTTCATAAATACTGGAGTAACTGTTGAGTCTATGAGGCAAAGTGAAGAGCAGGAGTCTAGGTAGCTGCTAGTCTTGCTGTTGTTAAGTACATTTGAGAAGCTCACTGCTGCGTGGAAGTTAACATCCATTCATTTCTTTTACAGTATGAATAGACAGTAGCTTCCTTTCACCTGCAGAGAAAACTatagaaacaaacagaaagctGAATATTCTGAGAGTGAAAGCGAGAAACACTTCATGTGCCAGCTCTCGAGCCGACACCTCCACAGCAAGTGTGTCCCCAGCAGGGATGCAGAGATTGGTGTATCACCCCCGCACACAGTCTGCCGCGCTCCCACTACGCTGACCCAGAGACAAATTAGCCCTGCGGGAAAATTAACGCACGGAATTCATGCACGTAACGATTAAAGACCACCTGCTGAGCCGCTCGCCTGCCCGCCGCGTGGGACCTGTAGTGGTAGCCAGTGAGGTTGTACTGCAGGTGTGGAGAGAACCGATATATCGGTGATTGAAGATCATAATCCACCTCTTTCTGTTCCGTTAGCAGGTCGCTGTGATTTGACTCCATAACAGCTTTGTGAAACAGCTCCCTCTGTGTTTTTAGGACCCGCGATATTTCCTGTCGAAGAAGACGGAGCGGGGTCTCCTGAAGGAAGGTTGGATCGACACCCAAGACCCCATCATGTGCTCCTACAAACTAGTCACCGTCAAATTTGAGGTCTGGGGCCTGCAGACGCGTGTGGAGCAGTTTGTGCACAAGGTACTAAAGTGTATCGCTGATGGATCTTCAGGTTCACTGCTCTCACAGTTCGACCCAAATCATTGCTCTCCAGCTGCTATCTCTGCTTCCTGATGccctctgcagcagctctccTTGAGATGAACTGTCCCTGTTGTGTCTCtgccagcagcacacacacacacacacacacatccctcACATGGCCACATCAGGTGcgactcacattcatcacatcCTGTCAAGACTGGAAACATTCAGAAGTGAAAGCTCAGCACACTTCACAGAGTTGCCTCAATAAATGACTCGCATCCTTCATCCTCTCCCTCTTTTCGTAACCTTCCTTCCTGATGTGTTCAGGTGATACGAGATGTTCTGCTGCTGGGACACCGACAGGCTTTCGCCTGGGTGGACGAGTGGATCGGTGAGTGTCGCAGCATCACATGTGTGCTGTTTATACCATCTTCCTAGTAGGttcctttttaaaatatttggatgaTGAAGTCATTGCAGGAGCCCGCCATCTCAACACTGACACTCAAAAGTGAATATATGAATGTAACACTAACTTGCGGAGGATTTGAGTTTTGCGTGTTTGAAGTGAaagactgccacctagtggtctTAACTGTTACAACAGACGCTTTACCGGAGGTGGGCAATGTTTGATTTAAATCGAAAATATGCCGGAGGctataaaaaaagatgtgaataAATCTGCAGGGGAAAAAATATCCCATTAAAAAATATGACGGAAGGTGAGTGCGTATGGGAATGGAGCTTGGTGAAGTAGGAATCGCAGATGTAGAAAAATTAAACGCAAATTATTTcgttaatgtttatttttaacgtTAATCGTTGAAGACAAGGTAGCAGCCCAGCAGTCCTATAAGGGGCGCTGTCTCTCAACCTTCTCAAACAACGAAGAAGGCACACTGTTTGTGGAGGTTGTAGTCTTTACAGcacagttgtgttgtgttgtgtgtgcttTGACAGAATGTGTTTTGCCAGATCTGCTTTGGGGCTGTTTTAGAAGGTTAGAAAGATTGAATTCTCCAAGATGTTTGTAGCTTCATGTCAGCTTCATCATGTAATCATCATCATGTaatcataatgtaataataataatgctgtaatacattttacaatgtttatttttttcccgcCTTCTTCAAGGTCCACATTTTTCTGTCACACATTTAAGTACTAAATATGTGAGGTAGCATTATTGTTAATATATGAATTTAATTGTTTGTTTGCAGCAAgttaaaaatgtgatttgatGTTGGCTGTTTCTTGTCCATTTTCAGACATGACCATGGAGGAGGTCCGGGAGTTCGAGCGGACCACTCAGGAAGCCACCAACGAGAAGATCGGCAGCTTCCCTCCGACCATCGCCATCACAGAGACGCCTCTGCCTTCCTGCGCTCGCAGTGGGCCCAACAGCGCCCCCTCCACCCCTCTGACCACCGAAGCCCCCGAGTTCCTGACGGTCCCGAAGGAGCGACCGAGGAAGAAGTCCGCTCCAGAGACCTTGACCCTGCCCGACCCGGGACGAAGGGATTCCCTTTTCAAGTTGCCCAGCTTCTTCTCCTGGAACTCCAGTCCTCAGCCTGAATGAGGGAGGGGCTGCCCCCCGAGACCACGCCCCTTCAGCCAGCTGGCATGTGGCCAGTGTCACAGCAGACTGTCAGGCAGCTACAGATCCTGCAGGTTGTCCACCACCCACTGAGGGTTTCCAAGAAGCGGTCTCTTCATTCTTCCTTCTGAGtgtccagtaggtggcgccagTTCAAACGATTGATTGTAGCACTCTTAAACAAAACACCGACCCCAGAACATCACCTTGAGCTCAGGGTGTCCCGACTGTGTTGTGCCACACAGCAAGTCGACCTGTACAAAcaatgtgtttatttctttaGATCTCTTTGTTAGTGAAGCTGGCGTGAACGCTAATGgttcaaaacattatgaccacctgccatATATGTAGCTTAtgtcactccagtttcctcccacagtccaagaaCATACAGAGGTCAATcgatgactctaaattgtcagGGTGTGAGGTTTGGTGTTGCGTACGATGGAATGGTGACCGGTCCAGGGTCAACCCCCCCCGAAATCCTGggcaaaaaaacccaaatatcATACTCATCTCTGAACATATCTGACCTCCAACCTCTTCCTGTCAGGCTCCACTTCAAACATGCCTCTCTCTGGCTCTCAGTCGTGATGCAGGGCATCCTTGATTCCCACTGAGCTTCACACTCTCTCCACTGGAGGGCACCCACAAACACTAGCTGCAGACTTGTAGACCCTACATACTATGTTCTGTCACCTTCTATCTGGACcagcatttattttctttccactACAGTCCTTGGACCACTTTTatcaggtactgaccactgctgagAAAGCTATATTaagctggtggtcataatgttgtttTTGTACTTCAGAGAGCCTCAGAGTATTATGATTCCCAAACAGGTGTACAAATTGTAAAAACACTACGATATAAGTAtccagtgctgctgctgccgaaGTGAAGTGCTACGTTGTGTTGGTCATCTGCGACTCCCTCGGTGTCTTTATATGACATCAGTAACTGCATGATTCGGAGCGCGGGAGCGACAAGTGCTTGTGAGTTTCATGTGTCTTCATACTTGACGTTGTGTTTATACTGAGGTTCTCTGCCAAAATCACTTGAGCTGTATCTCATCATCGGTGCTGTCGTTTTGCATTCAGTTggaataaagaagaagaaacttgTGTGTCATGCCTGGAGAAGCTGCACAAGTAAAtaggtttattattatttagttaaGTTCCATTTCAATTTGGctgtttaaattattatttttttataattcatttttcaatattaTTCTTGCCTGTTTATGTTGATATTTTCCCCAAATATATCCATATATGAATTGTTATGGTTCAAATTCTAATCTTTTGAATatacatttttcaatatttttaatatttttgtctagtttgtttaatttttgtttgtttcatttgtgctcTAATTTAATTCATATCCAGCTATTTTTTTGTCCACGACCACCATCCTATATAATCATCATCAATTAAAATCCTTTAAGAATTTGTTCATGTCatgtacatacagtatatcatttcatttttccaattttttaaatgtgatattTGAATCTTTGTAAAAACAAACTTATATTTCCACCAGCGATTGATCTTcataatttaaatattaatattaattcaAGCATTTTGAAATACATCATTTTCATCGTATAAAATTATTGCTTAAGTTAAATTTCTAAATTTGACAAAATTAAAATTTACCCTTTTTTATTCCTAAAAAGTATTATTTTTcctcaaaaaaatatttatacttCCATAgtgaaacagacaaaaacacaagtgcagTTAGATAACTCGTAAAAATATTGACCTATATTTACCCCAGTCAAACCGTTTGCCTCGAAAACAATTACACTTGATTGACAaatcagccataacattatgaccacctgtctcGTATTTTGTCAGAAGTAAGTGCTGATCCAACAGGTGGTCATAAAGCCACAGGGTACAGACAAACATTTCCCAAAACATCTTGGTCAAAGCTGTTTTTATAAAAccataaataaaacagactTCCTTTTGTTCATGTCGCAAGCGTTGTCATAATAAATATATGCTTTAAATACGCATGTTT
The genomic region above belongs to Synchiropus splendidus isolate RoL2022-P1 chromosome 19, RoL_Sspl_1.0, whole genome shotgun sequence and contains:
- the pitpnc1a gene encoding cytoplasmic phosphatidylinositol transfer protein 1, yielding MLMKEYRICMPLTVEEYRIGQLYMISKHSHEQSERGEGVEVLENMKYEDPQHGPGRFTEKRIYLNNKLPSWARAVVPKIFYITEKAWNYYPYTITEYTCSFLPKFSIHIQTKYEDNKGCNDHIFDSEPRDEDTEVCVVDIAYDEVPERHYKESEDPRYFLSKKTERGLLKEGWIDTQDPIMCSYKLVTVKFEVWGLQTRVEQFVHKVIRDVLLLGHRQAFAWVDEWIDMTMEEVREFERTTQEATNEKIGSFPPTIAITETPLPSCARSGPNSAPSTPLTTEAPEFLTVPKERPRKKSAPETLTLPDPGRRDSLFKLPSFFSWNSSPQPE